The DNA segment CGGTGATATGCGCATTGACCATATCATTAACGCCTTTCGCCACGGTTTTAAAACTGCCATGGAATTTAGAAGTATTCACGACAACATCGATATCGCCTTTTTCGTGTTCGGCGGCCATGTGCTCCATTTCATCCAGCAAGGCTTTAATGTTGTCGCTCAAGCTTTTCATATTGGCCATGACACTGGTTTGATCGCCGGCTTTCAGGCCAATCACCGTGCTCAAGTCACCTTGCGAGATCTTGTAAGCCAGATCCGCCACGAAATCAGGTTCGCCGCCCAATTGCCTCATCAGACTGCGCGCGATGAATAGTCCGAGCAAGCCCATCACCGCAATAGCCAATACCGCAATGATGGTAGAAACCAGAACAGCAGATGATTTGATCGAGATAGCCTCGTCCGACGAATTTTTTCCCAAGCGCTGGTTATATTCGCTATGGCTTTTGAATGCGCTCAACATTTTGTCGACGATCGCTTGGTTCGTCATCATTAAATCGCGAGCTTCGGCGTTTTTATTCTGTCTCGACAAGTCGCGCACTTTGGCGCTCAGTTTGTCGTACTCCGCCAGCCGGGCTCTATCGTCCTGAAGCAAACGCTTGTCTTCGTCGTCCGCCAGCATTGGCTCGTAATCTTTCAACAACTTATCGATATTTCGGCGTCTGGTTTCGATTTCTCGTTCGACGCTCTGCATCGCCGAATCGTCGGTCTCTGTCAGATGCTGCCAAACGTGGGCGCGAACACCGGATATTTCGCCGACGATATCGTTCAGCAGTAATACGCTAGGCAAGGTGTTGACGGTATTGAAATTAGTCGCGGTATAAACTCTGTCGATCTGGACATAATTAAAGCCCGCCAACCCGGCCAGACCCAATACGGCCGAACCGATTAATATCAACAAACGCTGTGTGACTGTCATGATGAATCCTCGTTAAAAAACAATATCTTTGATTCCATCCGCGTTCCTGAAACGGCGCAGCATTCCCGCCGCGGCCCAAACAACGTTCCTTGCGCCAGCCACTACAAAGCTTTTATTTCTGTTTTGGTTTGGCGTTTGTCGCAGTTATTCTTTCGCTGGCCTCCTAGAAACGTTCGAACTGGCTGAGGTCGAATTCGGCTTCGCCTTCGTCGTGGGACGCAGGGCTCGAGACCGGCTTGACCTTTGCCACCCGCCGCGAGGCTTTCGCGCTGCTGCGCGACCCGCTGCTGTTGCCGTGGCCGATTTTGAAGAAGGCCATCAGCGTTTGCAGTTGTTCCGACTGCCCGGTCATTTCTTCCGCCGTCGCCGCCAATTGTTCGCTCGCCGACGCGTTTTGCTGGGTGATCTGGTTCATTTGGTTCATGGCGTTGTTGACTTGGCTGACTCCCGCCGATTGTTCTTGCGAGGCCGCTGCGATCTCTTGCACCAGGTCCGAGGTTTTGGCAATGCTCGGTACGATTTCGTCCAGCAATTTGCCGGCGGTTTCCGCCGTTTTCACGCTGCTATCCGCCAATTCGCCGATTTCCTGCGCCGCCACTTGGCTGCGTTCGGCCAGTTTGCGCACTTCCGCCGCCACCACGGCAAAGCCTTTGCCGTGGTCGCCGGCCCGCGCCGCTTCGATGGCGGCGTTCAACGCCAGCATGTTGGTTTGGTAGGCGATGTCGTCGATGATGCCGATTTTGGCGGCGATTTCTTTCATCGCGTCTACGGTTTGCTTGACCGCGCCACCGCCTTCCACCGCTTCTTTGGAGGCTTTGCCGGCCATGCCGTCGGTAACTTTGGCGTTCTCGGCGTTCTGGTTGATGCTGGCGGCCATTTCTTCGATGCTGGCGCTGGTCTCTTCGACGCTGGCCGCTTGTTCGCTGGCTGCTTGCGACAACGATTGCGAGGTGGAGCTGATTTGCTCGGCGGCATTGGTCAGCTGGTCGGCGGCGATGATGACGTCGCCGATGGTTTTCGACAGGTTGGCGATGGTGTTGTTGACGGTATCCTTGAAGTCGCTCAATTGGCCTTTGTAGTCGCCGTTGACGGTCCGGGTCAGGTCGCCTTGTTCGACCAAGCTCAGCACTTCGACCGCTTCGTTCAGCGGCAGGATCACGCCGTCCAGGGTTTCGTTGACGCCTTGGACGATTTTGCGGAAGTCGCCTTGGTGTTTGCTGGCGTCGGCTCGGGTCGACAGTTTGCCTTCCACCGCTGCTTGCGCCAGCAGGTTGGCGTCGGCCACCAGGGCGTTGACGGCATCAATACAGGTGTTGAGGTTGTTTTTGATGACGTTGAAGTCGCCGTTGTAGCTGTCCGTGATTTTGGCCGGAATGGCGCCGCGCGAGATTTTGTCGACGTAGTCGGCGGCGACGTTGAGCGGGCCGATCACGGCGTCCAGGGTGTTGTTTACGCCTTGGACGATTTTACGGTAGTCGCCTTGGTATTGGCTGGCGTCGGCGCGGGTGGCCAGGCGGCCTTCGATCGCGGCTTTTTCCAGGGCGGCGGCTTCCGCCACCATGTTGCTGATGGCGTCGATGCAGTTGTTCAGGTTGTTTTTGATGGTGTTGAAGTCGCCGTTGTAGTGGTCGCTGATTTTGGCCGGGATGGCGCCTTTGGAGATGTTGTCGACGTAGTCGGCAGCAACGTTGAGCGGGCCGATCACGGCGTCCAGGGTGTGGTTGACGCCTTCCACCACTTTGCGGAAGTCGCCTTGGTGTTTGCTGGCGTCGGCTCGGGTCGACAGTTTGCCTTCCACTGCCGCTTGCGCCAGCAGGTTGGCGTCCGCCACCAGGGCGTTCACCGCATCAATACAGGTGTTGAGGTTGTTTTTGATGACGTTGAAGTCGCCGTTGTAGCTGTCCGTGATTTTGGCCGGGATGGCGCCGCGCGAGATTTTGTCGACGTAGTCCGCCGCCACGTTGAGCGGGCCGATCACGGCGTCCAGGGTGTTGTTCACGCCTTGGACGATTTTACGGTAGTCGCCTTGGTATTGGCTGGCGTCGGCGCGGGTGGCCAGGCGGCCTTCGATCGCGGCTTTTTCCAGGGCGGCGGCTTCCGCCACCATGTTGCTGATGGCGTCGATGCAGTTGTTCAGGTTGTTTTTGATGGTGTTGAAGTCGCCGTTGTAGTGGTCGCTGATTTTGGCCGGGATGGCGCCTTTGGAGATGTTGTCGACGTAGTCGGCGGCGACGTTGAGCGGGCCGATCACGGCGTCCAGGGTGTGGTTGACGCCTTCCACCACTTTGCGGAAGTCGCCTTGGTGTTTGCTGGCGTCGGCTCGGGTCGACAGTTTGCCTTCCACTGCCGCTTGCGCCAGCAGGTTGGCGTCCGCCACCAGGGCGTTCACCGCATCAATACAGGTGTTGAGGTTGTTTTTGATGACGTTGAAGTCGCCGTTGTAGCTGTCCGTGATTTTGGCCGGAATGGCGCCGCGCGAGATTTTGTCGACGTAGTCGGCGGCGACGTTGAGCGGGCCGATCACGGCGTCCAGGGTGTTGTTTACGCCTTGGACGATTTTACGGTAGTCGCCTTGGTATTGGCTGGCGTCGGCGCGGGTGGCCAGGCGGCCTTCGATCGCGGCTTTTTCCAGGGCGGCGGCTTCCGCCACCATGTTGCTGATGGCGTCGATGCAGTTGTTCAGGTTGTTTTTGATGGTGTTGAAGTCGCCGTTGTAGTGGTCGCTGATTTTGGCCGGGATGGCGCCTTTGGAGATGTTGTCGACGTAGTCGGCAGCGACGTTGAGCGGGCCGATCACGGCGTCCAGGGTGTGGTTGACGCCTTCCACCACTTTGCGGAAGTCGCCTTGGTGTTTAGTTGCATCCGCCCGGGTCGACAGTTTGCCTTCCACTGCCGCTTGCGCCAGCAGGTTGGCGTCGGCTACCAGGGCGTTCACCGCATCAATACAGGTGTTGAGGTTGTTTTTGATGACGTTGAAGTCGCCGTTGTAGCTGTCCGTGATTTTGGCCGGAATGGCGCCGCGCGAGATTTTGTCGACGTAGTCGGCGGCGACGTTGAGCGGGCCGATCACGGCGTCCAGGGTGTTGTTTACGCCTTGGACGATTTTACGGTAGTCGCCTTGGTATTGGCTGGCGTCGGCCCGGGTGGCCAGGCGGCCTTCGATCGCGGCTTTTTCCAGGGCGGCGGCTTCCGCCACCATGTTGCTGATGGCGTCGATGCAGTTGTTCAGGTTGTTTTTGATGGTGTTGAAGTCGCCGTTGTAGTGGTCGCTGATTTTGGCCGGGATGGCGCCTTTGGAGATGTTGTCGACGTAGTCGGCAGCGACGTTGAGCGGGCCGATCACGGCGTCCAGGGTGTGGTTGACGCCTTCCACCACTTTGCGGAAGTCGCCTTGGTGTTTGCTGGCGTCGGCTCGGGTCGACAGTTTGCCTTCCACTGCCGCTTGCGCCAGCAGGTTGGCGTCCGCCACCAGGGCGTTCACCGCATCAATACAGGTGTTGAGGTTGTTTTTGATGACGTTGAAGTCGCCGTTGTAGCTGTCCGTGATTTTGGCCGGAATGGCGCCGCGCGAGATTTTGTCGACGTAGTCGGCGGCGACGTTGAGCGGGCCGATCACGGCGTCCAGGGTGTTGTTTACGCCTTGGACGATTTTACGGAAATCGCCCTGGTGTTTGCCGGCATCGGCTCGGGTCGACAGTTTGCCTTCCACCGCCGCTTGCGACAGCATGCTGGCGTCGGCAATCAAGGACTGCACCGAGAACACAGCGGCTTTAATACCCTCGTTAAGTTGATTGAATTCCAAGCCGTAATTGTTATCGTCCCGGGGCGGCATCTCGCCGCGTCCAAGCAAGGTCATCGCATTGATCATGGATTTGACCGGGCGTAATACACCCATAACGATGTACCAGCTCATACTTAGAAAGCCTAAAAAGCACAACGAGAGCACCAGCAAAGTAGCGTTTATATCCCCGTCCAAGCGTGCCACACGAGCATCCAAACCGTCGTGCAGTAACTGTCCGAATGAGGCAGATAAAGAAAAATTCTGTTGGATAGCAGCCGTTAACGCATTGAAAAAATCGGTACCTGACATTTCGAGCTTGGTTGCTTGCAATATTTCCGATTCTGCAACAGTTATAACTTTTTTGGCTTCGGCACTGGATTTTTGTAAAGCGGAACGGGTGGCATCATCCAAATTACCTAGCTTGGCAATGTCCTCGTCAATCAACTCTAAAGTTTCTTCCGTATTCGAGATCAATTCCCTCAAATATGATGCTTCCGCCGGGGTTACCGTTTTTCTCAGCAAAATCGGTGAGCCGATACCTCGGAGCATGCCCAATTGCTCGGACAGGTCCGGGAATAAATTAATAGCCAAGGCTTGAGCGTAATAGGTATTGACTTCAGGATCCAGGGTTAATCCCGATGCGTCGGCTACCTTACGGTTAAACGCATGCAACTGAGCAATAAATTCGGCATGTTTGGCAATATTGGTTTGCGCATCGAACCCGTTCGCCGAAGCGACTAATGCCTGCCACTTGTCCTGCATGGCACGCCACGCTAAGGTCAATCCCAATTCCGAAAAGCGGCCGTCCACGGCTGAGATGTTCGCGATCTGACGACTGATTTCTTCGCGTTTGGTTTCCCTGCGGCCTGACTCCTGCCCATTGCCGGCAATGACCATTGCGTTCAAGCCGCGGTGGTCCACCACTAACTGCATCAGCTTGATAGTTTCGGTGGCATAATCGACGCCTTGTTTTTCTTTTAACGCGAAATTTTTATCCTCAATATTGCGCCCTACCATAAAGTAGGTTGGCACAGCGAACATAACGATAGCCAGTACGATCAGGGCAACGAATTTTTGCCATAGTTTGATGTTGTTTAACATGGTGTCCAATTTTTTGGGGCGAAACGGATTTTTGATGCGGCCAGATTTGATGCCGGCATATAACTTAGCGGCCTCGTCGACTTCCTGACGGGACGGTTTATAGCGCAGAGAACGATAACCGACGATTTTGCCATCGGTGTATACCGGAGAGGCGTTGGCTTCCACCCAGTAAAAGTCGCCTTGCTTAGAACGGTTTTTTACTAGGCCGCGCCAGGTTTTACCTGCCGCGATAGTCCGCCACAGCCATTCGTAGGCCTCTTCCGGCATGTCCGGATGGCGCACGATGTTGTGGGGCTGGCCCATCAGTTCTTGTTCGCTAAATCCACTCAATTTAACGAATGCCGGGCTGGCACTGGTGATATGCCCTTCTAAATCGGTTGTGGAACTCAGTATTTCGTCTTCGGAAAAATTCAGTTCGATATTGGTAACGGGTTGATTATTTCTCATGGCTTAATTCCCAATTCGCAAAGAGAATGATCGGTACAGCATCATGCCGACAGGGACAGGGCGTGACGCTGCATTTTTTGTTCGAAGGAACCAACTAACACAGGCACATCAAGGATTAACGCAACTTCGCCGCTACCGAGGATGGTCGAACCGCCCAAGCCCTGAACATGAGCAAACAGCTTTCCAAGCGGCTTAATCACGGTTTGAAACTCGCCAAGCAAGCGGTCTACGACCAAGCCGGTCTTGGCCCCGGCAACATCAACCACCACCACATTCGCCCGCCGCGGGGGTTGCTCGTTGATGCCGAACAGGCTGCGCAAACGGATGAACGGCAATACCTCGCCGCGTAAATCCATGTAGTCGTTGTGGCCGGTGTCGTTAGTCAATTCCACGCATTCTACGACCCGATCCAGCGGCACTACGAACGAGGACTTGCCCACACCGACCAAAAAGCCGTCGATAATCGCTAACGTTAAAGGCAAGCGGATACGCATGGTAGTACCGACGCCGATGGCGCTGTCGACCTCGATACTGCCGCGTAAGTCGGTCACGTTGCGTTTCACCACGTCCATACCGACGCCGCGGCCGGACAGGTTGGAAATTTGCGCGGCTGTGGAGAAACCAGGTTCGAAGATCAAGGCGTAGACTTCTTGATCGGATAGCTTGGCATCGGCAGAGACCATGCCTTTTTCGACGGCTTTGGCCAGAATGCGCTCGCGATTCAAGCCGCCACCATCGTCGCTGACTTCGATCGCAATAGTTCCGGATTCGTGATAGGCATTCAGCCGTAGCGTGCCCTGGCTGGGTTTACCTTTTTGATGACGAACTTCGGCCGATTCGATGCCGTGATCCATTGCATTGCGCACCAAGTGCATCAGCGGATCGCCGATTTTTTCGACCACGGATTTGTCGACTTCGGTTTCGCCGCCGGTAATCACCAAATTGATGTCTTTACCCAATTCTTTACTAACGTCGCGAACCACCCGTTGGAAACGGCTGAATGTGGTCCCAATCGGCACCATGCGCAATTGCAACGCGCTGTCGCGAACTTCTTCTACCAGCCGCATCATTTCGCCGGTAGCTTCCAACAACGCCGATTGCGCGGTTTGCAAGGCGCGCAGATTAACGCCGGCGCTGGAAATCACCAATTCGCCGATCAAGTCGATCAATTTATCCAGACGTTCGGCATCGACGCGAATGCTTTGGCTTTCGCGGGCTTTGTTGTCTTTGATCTGTTTTTGCTTTTCCAGCGCCGCCGTGACCAAGGGCTGCTGCACGACTTGCTGCTCGACCAGGATTTCTCCGATCGGTTGCGCCTGATGACTGGTTTCGGAATCGATTTTCTGTTTACTCAGGCCGTCTTCCAATTCGCGTTTGGTCAGCACGCCGCTTTTCACCAGTAATTCGCCCAGGAAAACATCGTCTTCCGGCAAGGAACGGATCAGTTCGATGTAATCGGCTATCGCGCTTTCCAAGGGCAAAATGTGGATGATACTGTCGGCCCTGACGAATTCGAATACGTTTTCCAGAGCTTCTTTACCGGCATCGCTTTTAACGTCGATTTCGAAGCCCAGATAATTGGTTTCCGGATCCATTTCTTCTACAGCGGGTATCCGGCTGGTAATCGTGGTCAAATTAACGATGCTTCCCAACGTCGTCATATAACGAATAAAAGACAACGGATCCATGCCGTTGCGCAGAGAATCTTCGCCGAACCGGAGCGAGATATGCCAATTGCCGGTCTCGACTTCACCGCCGCCGCTGGTTTCCACCCGCTCCTGAGTCGAGGCAACCGTTGCCACCGGGCCAGCTTTGTTGCCATCCAGAAACGGCCGCAGTTCGGCCAACAGCACATCTCCGGCCGCGGTCATATCGGGGTTCTCGTCGACATCCCCGTCAACTACAGCCCGAATCAATAGTGCGATGTGGTCGCAACAAGGTAACAATACCGCCACCAGATCGGAGCTGACGTCGAGTTTACCTTCGCGTACGGCATCCAGAATGCTTTCGACCACGTGGGTGAATTTGACGATGTGGTCCAGGCCGAATAAACCGGACGAACCCTTGATGGTATGGGCGGCGCGGAAAATCGAATTGATCCGTTCCGTCGGGTCTTCCCCGTCTTCCAGACTCAGGAGCCCGTCTTCCATGTCTTGCAACAGTTCCAGACTCTCTATTGTGAACGTGACCAGAGCGGCCTTCATTTCGGCGTCGATACTCATTTGGTTAGTCCTCGTTATGCGAAATTACCACTTGGTCGCCAAACGCCGTGGTCAGATTGGCGAGTTCCAAAATTTCCAGAACCACCTTGCTATGCATGACAAAACGCAGTGCCTTCCCGGCGCGAGCCGCCTCCCGTTTGGCCAGAATCAACAACTGCAAACCGGCAGTATCCATTTCGGAGACCTGGGATAAATTGATTTCCAAATCGTCGCCCGACCCTAGAAAATTCAGCAGACCGGATTTCTGTTCCGCGGCGGTAAAGATGGTCAATTCATCTTCTATCGTTAGCGTTTGCATCGTCAAAACCTCGCCATATAAGTTGGATAAGCCTGAAACCGTCGACCTGGAATAACCGGCAAAAGCTATTAGGGCAAAATCAATTTCGACACGGCAGCCAGCATTTGCGCCGGCTGAAACGGTTTAACCACCCAGGCTTTGGCACCGGCGGCTTGCCCTTCCTGCTTCTTGCTTTCTTGCGACTCGGTGGTCAGCATGATGACCGGAGTAAACTTATAAGCGGGCAATTGCTTGAGTTCTTTAACGAAGGTGATGCCGTCCATATTCGGCATGTTTACGTCAGAAATCACCAAATGCACTTTTTGCCCATTCAATTTGCTCAGCGCATCTTTGCCGTCGACGCCTTCGATAACGTCGTAGCCGGCACCTTTCAGAGCAATACTGACAACTTGACGGACCGATGCTGAGTCATCAACCACTAAAATTGTTTTGGCCATTTTTTGTTCCTAGAAAAAAGTAATTTCGGTAGAAGGTTGTTCGTGGTGCGCACTACCGCCGTGGGCGCTGTGCTCGGAAACCATAGTGTATGTGCTGCGCAACTCGTGCAGAATGTCGTCGGTAGCCAACGGCTTGAGTCCAAAAACGCCGTCGCCTTGGCTGCGCATGATATGGCGCGGCAGATCGGTGATGCTGTCGCGCACATGCGACAACACCTGACCAATCCGATCCTGAAATTGAAATTGCACCAGCGACTCGTCGATCTCGCGCTTGATCACACGGGCCTGTTTATTCATCTCTTCGGAATGCCGCTGCAGCGTTTCGAACACCCCGTGCAACGCACTCATCACGTTTTGGATATTGCCTTGCGACGCGGCAACCGCCGCGGTTTCGTTTTCGGTGCTTTTCTCCACGGCTGCCAAGGTGGTTTGAATCGCTCCGCTGACTTGATCGACTTTAGAACCGATCAGTTTGCCGGTCTCACCGGACAGGTTGGAAAGCTTACGCACCTCATCGGCAACCACGGCAAATCCCCGGCCGGCTTCGCCGGCTCTGGCCGCCTCGATCGCCGCATTCAATGCGATCAAATTGGTCTGCTCGGCGATCCGCGCCACTTCTTTGGCCATGGTTTTCAATTCTTCTATGAAACCGGCTAAGGAACGGATTTTGGTCAGTACCTGTAAATTTTCCTGTAGCGCGGCGTCCAGTGAACCGACAACTTTCTGCAAATTGGCGTTACTCGTCGAAAAAATATCCTCGTTGCGGCCGAATGCCGGATTGCTAGAAGAGCCAACCAAGACGTCGAGGCCGCTGGTGATGCCGGCAAAGCGCCCGGTTAATTCGCCAATGGCCTGTTCCATTTCCTGGCGCGACGATTCAATGTGCTTGGACCAAACCGGAGCGACTTCGTTGGCAAACTTGTCGATCCCGATAAGGTATTTTTCCACATCAGGAACCGGCAACGATGGCGGCGGTTTGGGCATGCTGGCCTGTTCCAAAAGCAAACGGCGCTTGGTATACGAAGAAGCAAGCCAAGCGCTCAACAACGAGCAGGCGAGCAACAATAGTATTACTTGAAACA comes from the Methylomonas sp. EFPC3 genome and includes:
- a CDS encoding methyl-accepting chemotaxis protein codes for the protein MRNNQPVTNIELNFSEDEILSSTTDLEGHITSASPAFVKLSGFSEQELMGQPHNIVRHPDMPEEAYEWLWRTIAAGKTWRGLVKNRSKQGDFYWVEANASPVYTDGKIVGYRSLRYKPSRQEVDEAAKLYAGIKSGRIKNPFRPKKLDTMLNNIKLWQKFVALIVLAIVMFAVPTYFMVGRNIEDKNFALKEKQGVDYATETIKLMQLVVDHRGLNAMVIAGNGQESGRRETKREEISRQIANISAVDGRFSELGLTLAWRAMQDKWQALVASANGFDAQTNIAKHAEFIAQLHAFNRKVADASGLTLDPEVNTYYAQALAINLFPDLSEQLGMLRGIGSPILLRKTVTPAEASYLRELISNTEETLELIDEDIAKLGNLDDATRSALQKSSAEAKKVITVAESEILQATKLEMSGTDFFNALTAAIQQNFSLSASFGQLLHDGLDARVARLDGDINATLLVLSLCFLGFLSMSWYIVMGVLRPVKSMINAMTLLGRGEMPPRDDNNYGLEFNQLNEGIKAAVFSVQSLIADASMLSQAAVEGKLSTRADAGKHQGDFRKIVQGVNNTLDAVIGPLNVAADYVDKISRGAIPAKITDSYNGDFNVIKNNLNTCIDAVNALVADANLLAQAAVEGKLSTRADASKHQGDFRKVVEGVNHTLDAVIGPLNVAADYVDNISKGAIPAKISDHYNGDFNTIKNNLNNCIDAISNMVAEAAALEKAAIEGRLATRADASQYQGDYRKIVQGVNNTLDAVIGPLNVAADYVDKISRGAIPAKITDSYNGDFNVIKNNLNTCIDAVNALVADANLLAQAAVEGKLSTRADATKHQGDFRKVVEGVNHTLDAVIGPLNVAADYVDNISKGAIPAKISDHYNGDFNTIKNNLNNCIDAISNMVAEAAALEKAAIEGRLATRADASQYQGDYRKIVQGVNNTLDAVIGPLNVAADYVDKISRGAIPAKITDSYNGDFNVIKNNLNTCIDAVNALVADANLLAQAAVEGKLSTRADASKHQGDFRKVVEGVNHTLDAVIGPLNVAADYVDNISKGAIPAKISDHYNGDFNTIKNNLNNCIDAISNMVAEAAALEKAAIEGRLATRADASQYQGDYRKIVQGVNNTLDAVIGPLNVAADYVDKISRGAIPAKITDSYNGDFNVIKNNLNTCIDAVNALVADANLLAQAAVEGKLSTRADASKHQGDFRKVVEGVNHTLDAVIGPLNVAADYVDNISKGAIPAKISDHYNGDFNTIKNNLNNCIDAISNMVAEAAALEKAAIEGRLATRADASQYQGDYRKIVQGVNNTLDAVIGPLNVAADYVDKISRGAIPAKITDSYNGDFNVIKNNLNTCIDAVNALVADANLLAQAAVEGKLSTRADASKHQGDFRKIVQGVNETLDGVILPLNEAVEVLSLVEQGDLTRTVNGDYKGQLSDFKDTVNNTIANLSKTIGDVIIAADQLTNAAEQISSTSQSLSQAASEQAASVEETSASIEEMAASINQNAENAKVTDGMAGKASKEAVEGGGAVKQTVDAMKEIAAKIGIIDDIAYQTNMLALNAAIEAARAGDHGKGFAVVAAEVRKLAERSQVAAQEIGELADSSVKTAETAGKLLDEIVPSIAKTSDLVQEIAAASQEQSAGVSQVNNAMNQMNQITQQNASASEQLAATAEEMTGQSEQLQTLMAFFKIGHGNSSGSRSSAKASRRVAKVKPVSSPASHDEGEAEFDLSQFERF
- a CDS encoding chemotaxis protein CheA, which codes for MSIDAEMKAALVTFTIESLELLQDMEDGLLSLEDGEDPTERINSIFRAAHTIKGSSGLFGLDHIVKFTHVVESILDAVREGKLDVSSDLVAVLLPCCDHIALLIRAVVDGDVDENPDMTAAGDVLLAELRPFLDGNKAGPVATVASTQERVETSGGGEVETGNWHISLRFGEDSLRNGMDPLSFIRYMTTLGSIVNLTTITSRIPAVEEMDPETNYLGFEIDVKSDAGKEALENVFEFVRADSIIHILPLESAIADYIELIRSLPEDDVFLGELLVKSGVLTKRELEDGLSKQKIDSETSHQAQPIGEILVEQQVVQQPLVTAALEKQKQIKDNKARESQSIRVDAERLDKLIDLIGELVISSAGVNLRALQTAQSALLEATGEMMRLVEEVRDSALQLRMVPIGTTFSRFQRVVRDVSKELGKDINLVITGGETEVDKSVVEKIGDPLMHLVRNAMDHGIESAEVRHQKGKPSQGTLRLNAYHESGTIAIEVSDDGGGLNRERILAKAVEKGMVSADAKLSDQEVYALIFEPGFSTAAQISNLSGRGVGMDVVKRNVTDLRGSIEVDSAIGVGTTMRIRLPLTLAIIDGFLVGVGKSSFVVPLDRVVECVELTNDTGHNDYMDLRGEVLPFIRLRSLFGINEQPPRRANVVVVDVAGAKTGLVVDRLLGEFQTVIKPLGKLFAHVQGLGGSTILGSGEVALILDVPVLVGSFEQKMQRHALSLSA
- a CDS encoding STAS domain-containing protein; translated protein: MQTLTIEDELTIFTAAEQKSGLLNFLGSGDDLEINLSQVSEMDTAGLQLLILAKREAARAGKALRFVMHSKVVLEILELANLTTAFGDQVVISHNED
- a CDS encoding response regulator, with translation MAKTILVVDDSASVRQVVSIALKGAGYDVIEGVDGKDALSKLNGQKVHLVISDVNMPNMDGITFVKELKQLPAYKFTPVIMLTTESQESKKQEGQAAGAKAWVVKPFQPAQMLAAVSKLILP
- a CDS encoding methyl-accepting chemotaxis protein; translated protein: MFQVILLLLACSLLSAWLASSYTKRRLLLEQASMPKPPPSLPVPDVEKYLIGIDKFANEVAPVWSKHIESSRQEMEQAIGELTGRFAGITSGLDVLVGSSSNPAFGRNEDIFSTSNANLQKVVGSLDAALQENLQVLTKIRSLAGFIEELKTMAKEVARIAEQTNLIALNAAIEAARAGEAGRGFAVVADEVRKLSNLSGETGKLIGSKVDQVSGAIQTTLAAVEKSTENETAAVAASQGNIQNVMSALHGVFETLQRHSEEMNKQARVIKREIDESLVQFQFQDRIGQVLSHVRDSITDLPRHIMRSQGDGVFGLKPLATDDILHELRSTYTMVSEHSAHGGSAHHEQPSTEITFF